In Hyphomicrobiales bacterium, the DNA window CTTGGCCAGCGTCCACATGGACACCATGGCCACGGTTTCCGAAGCCGCCGTCAGGACGGCGTCCGAGATGACCGACACCATGTTCCGCTTCGCCGAGGAAGCCCTCGCGACCGGCGGAACGGCACGATCGTCGATGACCAGTTTTGCCAAGGGCCGCCCGGTCGGCGCCGAACCCGGCCAGCGCGTCAAGCGCGCCGCCACAAGCGCCGCCTCGTCGTTGTCCGCCAGCCGGCCCGCCTCCCGTGCCGGCCGTTCCTGGTACCGCGCCCCCGCCCGTACGCCGCTCGAGACCTGGGCGGAGACCTTCGGTTATTCCACGGATATGACGCGTGCTTGGGGCGACGCCGCCAGCGTCGCTCAGGTTTGGTCCAATTGCATGGCGCCCGTCGCGGCCGCAGCGAATGCCATGAACGGGCAGGGCTCGCAGGCCTCCAAGTCGGCGCTGAATGCCTTCGGCATGCCGAACTGGCTGACCGATGCGATGAAGCGCGGTACGGCGCCCTGGTCCGAAATGTGGACGACGGGGCGCCCCCGGGCCGCGAGCTACGAGGCCTTTGCACCGAACGCGGAGGCCGCCCGTCTCTTCTCGGACTGGCTCGAGGCCGCCAGTAAGGGCATGATGACCGCTTGGCCGACGACCACCACGATCGACGTCACGCCGGCGGCCACGCCGAGTGCGCCCGCGACGCGAACCAAAGCCGCGGCCCCGACCAAGGCCACGGCAAAGACGACCCGCAAACCGGCGCCTCGCACGACCGCCCGGACCGCGGCCAAGCGCCCGGCGTCGCGCACCACGCGCAAGCACTGACCGAATCGGTCCGACCAAAAAATCCAAGCGGCCGGCAGCGATGCCGGCCGTTCTGTTTCGTCGCCTCAGGAGCCTCCGCCCGCCCAGGCGAGCGCCTGCTCCAACCGGTCGTCCCCCCAAAACAGCTCGCCGGACTGCGTGATGAACGTCGGAGCCCCGAAGATGTCGCGGCGCGCGGCCTCTTCGGTTTGCGCCCGCAGCTGCGACTTGACTTCATCACTTGCCGCCCGTGCCATGGCCTCCTCGACGGGTGCCCCGGCGGCGGCCAGCGCATCGTGCAACACCTCGGGACTGGCGATATCGCGCCGCCCTTCGAATTCAGCGAGGTAGACGGCCTTGACGAACTCCTCGATCCAATCTTCGTCCTGGCTGCCGCAGGCGACCCGCGCAGCGGTGAGGCTGGCCGCGGGAAACGGCTCCGGCAAGGCAAAGAGCAAGCCGCGTTCGGCCGCGATCCGCTCGATGTCGCGCACCATGTAACGTCCCTTGGCGGGCTGCAGGTTGAAGGGCGACGTGCTCCAGCCGTTGGCCTTGAAGATCGGCCCGAGGAGGAACGGTCGCCACACGACCTCGACGCCCATGTTCGCCGCGAGCGGACCGATCCGCATGGCGCTGAGGTAGCTGTAGGTGGAGGCGAACTCGAACCAGAATTCGAGCTTCGGTTGCGCCACGTCGACCTCCGTCCTGATTGTGCGACCAGTGCCGCGGTTCGCACCGGTTACGATACGACCGATCGCTTCGATCATCGAGGCGAAGCCACCCGCCCGACCGGTGACGGTTCCCGACGATCCCGCTTGCCGCAGCCCTGCCCCTGCCTATAGTGCCGGCACAAATCGCGCTTTGGGAAGCAGGAGCAAGGGCCATGGCCCAAACAGTCAACAAGGTCGTGCTCGCCTACTCCGGCGGCCTCGATACCTCGATCATCCTGAAATGGCTTCAGGAGACCCACGATTGCGAAGTCGTCACCTTCACCGCCGACCTTGGTCAGGGGGAGGAGCTTGGCCCGGCGCGCGAGAAGGCGCTGATGCTCGGCATCCGCGCCGAGAACATCTTCATCGAGGACCTGCGCGAGGAATTCGTGCGCGACTACGTCTTCCCGATGTTCCGCGCCAACGCACTTTACGAGGGGGTCTATCTGCTCGGCACCTCGATCGCCCGCCCGCTCATCGCGAAAAAGCAGATCGAGATCGCCCGGGCGGTCGGCGCGGATGCCGTCTGCCACGGCGCGACCGGCAAGGGCAACGACCAGGTCCGCTTCGAACTCGGATATTACGCGCTCGAGCCGGGCATCAAGATCATCGCCCCGTGGCGCGAGTGGTCCTTCAAGGGCCGCGACGACTTGCTCGAATTCGCCCGCACCCACCAGATCCCGATCGCCAAGGACAAGGAGGGTGAGGCGCCCTTCTCGGTCGACGCCAACCTTTTGCACTCGTCCTCCGAAGGCAAGGTGCTGGAGGACCCGGCCAAGAAGGCGCCCGAGATCGTCTACCAGCGAACGATCTCCCCGACGGCGGCGCCCGACCGCGTCACGACGGTCCGCATCGGCTTTTCGCGCGGCGATGCCGTCAGCCTCGACGGCGTCGCGCTGAGCCCGGCAACGCTGTTGAAGGCGCTCAACGACCTCGGCCGCGACAACGGCATCGGCCGCATCGATCTCGTCGAGAACCGTTTCGTCGGGATGAAATCACGCGGCGTCTACGAGACCCCGGGCGGCACCATTCTGCTCGCCGCACACCGCGCCATCGAGAGCATCACGCTCGATCGCGGCGCCGCCCACCTCAAGGACGAGTTGATGCCGCGCTATGCCGAGCTGATCTATAACGGCTTCTGGTTCTCGCCCGAGCGCCACATGCTGCAGGCGGCGATCGACAAGAGCCAGGAGCACGTCGAGGGCGAGGTGACGCTCGAACTCTACAAGGGCAATGTCATGGTCGCCGGCCGCTCGTCGCCCAAGTCGCTCTATTCCTCGACCCTCGTCACCTTCGAGGACGACCGTGGCGCCTACGACCAGAAGGACGCCGCCGGC includes these proteins:
- a CDS encoding 2-hydroxychromene-2-carboxylate isomerase, yielding MIEAIGRIVTGANRGTGRTIRTEVDVAQPKLEFWFEFASTYSYLSAMRIGPLAANMGVEVVWRPFLLGPIFKANGWSTSPFNLQPAKGRYMVRDIERIAAERGLLFALPEPFPAASLTAARVACGSQDEDWIEEFVKAVYLAEFEGRRDIASPEVLHDALAAAGAPVEEAMARAASDEVKSQLRAQTEEAARRDIFGAPTFITQSGELFWGDDRLEQALAWAGGGS
- a CDS encoding argininosuccinate synthase, whose protein sequence is MAQTVNKVVLAYSGGLDTSIILKWLQETHDCEVVTFTADLGQGEELGPAREKALMLGIRAENIFIEDLREEFVRDYVFPMFRANALYEGVYLLGTSIARPLIAKKQIEIARAVGADAVCHGATGKGNDQVRFELGYYALEPGIKIIAPWREWSFKGRDDLLEFARTHQIPIAKDKEGEAPFSVDANLLHSSSEGKVLEDPAKKAPEIVYQRTISPTAAPDRVTTVRIGFSRGDAVSLDGVALSPATLLKALNDLGRDNGIGRIDLVENRFVGMKSRGVYETPGGTILLAAHRAIESITLDRGAAHLKDELMPRYAELIYNGFWFSPERHMLQAAIDKSQEHVEGEVTLELYKGNVMVAGRSSPKSLYSSTLVTFEDDRGAYDQKDAAGFIRLNALRLRTLGVRDKA